Proteins from one Sabethes cyaneus chromosome 2, idSabCyanKW18_F2, whole genome shotgun sequence genomic window:
- the LOC128735194 gene encoding glutactin-like, giving the protein MNLLFLTNVLLSCLILVAAQDGQQPIVTIPELGTVRGSTSYSAWTNRTIYEFQAIPFAKSPTGDLRFQPPVKATSWEGTLDASKPGVMCPQIWEGNVIAVDEDCLTLSVFSNSLTASRPVMVFIHGGVFYVGSAMTYRPDYLLEADVVLVVIQYRLGPLGFLSTLSDKIPGNAGILDMIAALEWVQKNIEAFGGNSSAVTIFGESAGGAAVSALVHTPLTRERSVPLFRRAIIQSGSVFSPWAICDTPVESAHDIAGRLGCVNDLEQCLLQAPIDGLLRAFESHRTDMVINQGLPNVAGATMVVGGPSGLFPEHPKHYTSQVYPEITVMGGVTSQDGLISLNEIGELHPESLKSLNSSHDLLSFIRLIHETFGQTKLDGALEGYAIAEHFLTSEIDQVQWKDVVLGLTDICGNHAFKGPVLADLQALSSVNSDRVYLYSFDYAVDNSTNLALTIEFPYEGSVHHAADVHYLFPWSTLNERGVRIAKTMVQLWTSFARTGVPMAEEVSTWSTFKNLYGPYLSINEVMEEKKNFYNEFSATTLRFRTSSASSNGSKLLVVIVSVLMFIFRTVN; this is encoded by the exons ATGAACCTATTATTTTTGACGAACGTTTTGCTTAGCTGCCTGATTCTGGTTGCTGCGCAAGATGGACAACAACCGATCGTAACTATTCCCGAATTGGGAACCGTTCGCGGCTCAACATCCTACAGTGCTTGGACCAACCGAACGATTTACGAATTTCAAGCGATTCCGTTTGCCAAATCGCCCACTGGTGATTTGAGATTTCAA CCACCAGTCAAAGCGACCAGCTGGGAGGGAACACTGGATGCATCTAAGCCGGGTGTCATGTGCCCTCAGATTTGGGAAGGAAATGTCATCGCAGTTGACGAAGATTGTCTCACCCTATCAGTGTTTTCTAATAGT CTAACCGCATCCCGACCGGTTATGGTGTTTATTCACGGAGGCGTATTCTACGTTGGAAGTGCAATGACTTACCGTCCTGACTATTTATTAGAAGCAGATGTAGTGCTGGTAGTGATTCAATACCGACTGGGTCCACTGGGATTTTTGTCCACTCTAAGTGATAAAATTCCTGGCAACGCTGGAATTCTAGATATGATCGCAGCATTGGAGTGGGTTCAGAAAAATATTGAAGCGTTTGGTGGAAACAGTAGCGCTGTGACAATATTCGGCGAATCGGCTGGAGGTGCAGCAGTTTCCGCTTTGGTGCATACTCCACTCACCCGAGAAAGATCCGTGCCGTTGTTCCGTCGGGCAATCATACAATCGGGTTCAGTGTTTTCACCATGGGCAATATGCGACACTCCGGTCGAATCAGCCCACGATATTGCTGGACGTTTAGGATGTGTCAACGACTTGGAACAGTGTCTGTTACAAGCACCAATCGACGGCCTTCTACGAGCATTCGAATCACACCGCACGGACATGGTTATTAATCAAGGACTACCCAACGTTGCCGGAGCAACAATGGTTGTAGGTGGTCCCTCGGGGCTTTTTCCCGAGCATCCAAAGCACTACACCTCTCAAGTTTACCCCGAAATAACCGTGATGGGAGGAGTCACCTCCCAGGATGGTTTGATTTCGCTGAACGAAATCGGTGAACTTCACCCGGAGTCACTGAAGTCGCTAAATAGTTCTCACGATTTGCTTTCATTCATACGATTGATACATGAAACGTTTGGTCAAACGAAACTTGATGGAGCCCTCGAAGGTTACGCGATCGCGGAGCATTTTCTAACGAGCGAAATAGATCAAGTTCAGTGGAAGGATGTTGTTCTAGGTTTAACCGAT ATCTGTGGTAATCACGCTTTCAAAGGGCCAGTTCTAGCGGACCTTCAGGCATTGTCGTCCGTCAATTCGGATAGAGTTTATCTGTATAGTTTTGATTATGCAGTAGACAATTCAACAAATTTAGCGCTGACAATAGAGTTTCCCTACGAAGGGTCAGTCCACCATGCAGCCGATGTGCATTACCTATTTCCTTGGTCGACCTTGAACGAGCGTGGTGTAAGGATTGCCAAAACCATGGTCCAACTGTGGACCTCGTTCGCCAGAACGGGAGTTCCCATGGCTGAAGAGGTTTCCACCTGGTCCACATTTAAGA aTCTTTATGGTCCTTATTTGTCAATCAACGAAGTCatggaggaaaagaaaaacttcTACAACGAATTTTCGGCAACTACTCTAAGATTCCGGACCAGTTCAGCTAGTAGCAACGGCTCGAAATTGTTGGTAGTCATTGTCagtgttttgatgtttattttcCGTACAGTGAATTAA
- the LOC128737185 gene encoding GPI mannosyltransferase 4 yields MDSRSIKQKASSLVSYYILCFLRVALVFVPQTGYIHPDEFFQSVEVMAGDEYGLEVTRTWEFNSTFPIRSIAIPYFGLKLPFSLLRFVSLYTRYYWGINLRGSYVMLVFPRLLMVALSFVNDWSLRKICAAYGLQSQFRLLTLASSYVMLVYSTRTFTNGIEMALCSVLLYIVSDCMIHSNTVIYQKEFLEEKYLKAKSYADKVKLYKLTSSLPRHTLNKCALIATLCVAGVFNRPTFLLFGMPLVFHWLLRGMGTRTVSFVDFNVRIVTFVLSALPALLFFIVVDSFYYGYLTLAELEKFEIGINNFVVTPLNFVRYNINSENTKQHGVHPYYLHLLVNIPILYNVLGVIAVVSFFSMTYRFASNELTNLPRAQSFVGLTLSAVFFPIFMLSFINHQEPRFLLPITLPLVLLHAPKLKTGFCSSYPFKMRSKLKDFLYNYVLSTRCSSRYLFQVWYSTNLALTLFYGFIHQGGVYQLAAHFGHQFELRSTTTQIHLVTSHIYSMPQCFLDLPSTQTLLINPQTRQKYRRGKQFFLYEYGSMELPELYRKLKLILDIGEMKAISSNQKYLLFLAIPSSLAEELNDVFHNRTTTLVKHTQVAVFYPHLSLEAPPKILGQHICGINTDPDELDDTCPIYAYENEQNPYSPTRILRQLSSLVHQFGLVLYRIEVRKQIK; encoded by the exons ATGGACTCCAGATCTATTAAACAAAAAGCTTCATCCCTTGTATCGTACTATATTCTGTGTTTTCTTCGAGTGGCCCTTGTTTTCGTACCCCAAACGGGTTACATTCACCCAGATGAGTTTTTTCAATCGGTGGAAGTTATGGCCG GCGATGAGTATGGACTAGAAGTGACTAGAACGTGGGAGTTCAACAGTACTTTTCCAATCCGTTCGATCGCAATTCCGTACTTTGGGCTTAAGCTGCCGTTCAGCCTTTTGCGGTTCGTATCACTTTATACCAGATACTATTGGGGTATAAATCTGCGAGGAAGTTACGTTATGCTGGTCTTTCCACGATTGCTAATGGTGGCACTGTCGTTTGTCAATGACTGGAGTCTAAGGAAGATTTGCGCAGCTTACGGTTTACAAAGTCAATTTCGCCTGCTTACGCTGGCCAGTTCCTATGTCATGCTAGTATACTCAACCAGAACCTTCACTAATGGAATCGAAATGGCACTGTGCTCGGTGCTGCTTTACATTGTCAGTGATTGTATGATCCATTCCAATACGGTAATCTATCAGAAAGAGTTTTTAGAAGAGAAATATCTTAAAGCAAAAAGCTATGCCGATAAAGTTAAACTGTACAAACTGACGAGCTCACTACCACGACACACGCTAAACAAGTGTGCGCTAATCGCAACGCTCTGTGTGGCGGGAGTGTTCAACCGTCCGACGTTTCTGCTGTTCGGAATGCCACTGGTGTTTCACTGGCTGCTGCGAGGCATGGGCACCCGGACGGTTTCATTCGTTGACTTCAACGTCCGGATTGTAACGTTTGTACTGTCCGCACTGCCAGCGCTGCTGTTTTTCATTGTGGTGGATTCCTTTTACTACGGTTACCTAACGTTGGCCGAGCTGGAAAAGTTTGAAATCGGTATCAACAACTTTGTGGTGACACCACTGAACTTTGTCCGGTACAATATCAACTCGGAAAATACCAAACAGCACGGTGTTCATCCGTACTATCTTCATCTGCTGGTTAACATTCCAATTCTGTATAATGTGCTCGGAGTTATTGCGGTGGTTTCGTTTTTTTCGATGACGTACAG ATTTGCATCGAACGAATTGACGAACCTCCCCCGTGCACAATCCTTCGTAGGACTAACTCTTTCCGCTGTATTTTTCCCGATCTTCATGCTGTCCTTCATCAACCACCAAGAACCACGGTTTCTTCTCCCAATCACTCTACCATTAGTGCTGCTACACGCTCCGAAGTTAAAAACTGGTTTTTGCAGCTCCTACCCGTTCAAAATGCGAAGTAAATTGAAGGATTTCCTGTACAACTACGTTCTCAGTACCCGCTGCAGCTCTCGGTATCTTTTTCAAGTGTGGTACTCAACCAACCTAGCGCTGACCCTATTTTACGGGTTCATTCACCAAGGTGGAGTCTACCAGCTGGCAGCCCATTTCGGTCACCAATTTGAGCTTCGATCCACAACCACGCAAATTCATCTGGTCACAAGCCACATTTACAGTATGCCGCAATGCTTTCTAGACCTGCCAAGCACTCAAACGCTTCTAATAAACCCACAGACCAGACAAAAATATCGCAGAGGAAAGCAATTTTTCCTCTACGAGTACGGCAGTATGGAGTTGCCCGAGCTTTACCGGAAGCTGAAGCTCATATTGGACATCGGTGAAATGAAGGCGATCAGTAGCAATCAAAAATATTTACTCTTCCTAGCCATTCCGTCCAGCTTAGCCGAGGAATTGAACGACGTATTCCACAACCGCACAACGACTCTTGTTAAACACACGCAAGTAGCCGTATTTTATCCTCACTTATCACTGGAAGCTCCGCCTAAAATTCTGGGCCAACACATTTGCGGCATCAACACCGATCCGGACGAGTTGGACGATACCTGCCCCATCTATGCCTATGAAAACGAACAAAATCCATACTCGCCAACGCGAATCCTACGGCAGCTCTCGTCCCT
- the LOC128735193 gene encoding glutactin-like yields MSLLLVVTSVLIGYPFLVAAQVEEQPIVNIPELGSVRGSISHSSWTNRTIYQFQAIPFAKSPTGELRFQPPVKATSWEGTLDASKPGIMCPQIRNGDVLAIDEDCLTLSVFSNNLTASSPVMVSIHGGAFYLGSAVAYPPGYLLEADVVLVVIQYRLGPLGFLSTLSDRIPGNVGILDMIVALEWVQENIEAFGGNNEAVTIFGESAGAGAVSALLHTPLVREKPTPLFHRAIMQSGSAFSPWAIYDTPIEATHDIARRLGCVNDLEQCLLQAPIDGLLRAFESHRADTITNAGASMVVGGPSGLFPEHPKHYTSQAFPNISVLGGVTSQDGLFLLNEICEVHPESLKSLNTSHDLLAFVRLIHESFGQTRLDGVLGGFAISEHFLMSEVDQVQWNDIVLGLTDICSNHAFKGPVLVDLLALSSINPGRVYLYSFDYAVDNSTSLPLTIEFPYEGAVHHAADMHYLFPWSELNEDGLRIAKAMVQLWTSFARTGVPVAEIFPYWSPMKSM; encoded by the exons ATGAGCCTTTTATTAGTAGTGACAAGTGTGTTGATCGGGTACCCGTTTCTGGTTGCTGCTCAAGTCGAAGAGCAACCGATCGTGAACATTCCCGAACTGGGAAGCGTTCGCGGTTCAATATCCCACAGTTCATGGACCAACCGAACGATCTACCAATTTCAAGCGATTCCGTTTGCTAAATCGCCAACTGGTGAATTGAGATTTCAA CCACCAGTTAAAGCGACCAGCTGGGAGGGTACACTGGATGCATCTAAGCCGGGTATCATGTGTCCTCAGATTCGGAATGGAGATGTCCTCGCAATTGATGAAGACTGTCTTACACTGTCAGTGTTTTCTAATAAT TTGACCGCATCTTCTCCGGTTATGGTGTCCATTCACGGGGGCGCGTTCTATCTTGGCAGTGCGGTGGCCTACCCTCCAGGCTATTTACTGGAAGCGGATGTAGTCCTAGTGGTGATTCAATACCGATTGGGTCCACTAGGATTTTTATCCACCTTAAGTGATAGAATACCTGGCAACGTTGGAATTCTGGATATGATCGTAGCACTGGAATGGGTACAGGAAAATATTGAAGCGTTTGGCGGAAATAATGAGGCCGTAACCATATTCGGCGAGTCTGCTGGTGCCGGTGCAGTTTCCGCTTTACTGCACACTCCTCTCGTTCGTGAAAAACCAACGCCATTATTCCATCGGGCAATCATGCAATCGGGATCAGCATTTTCGCCATGGGCCATATACGACACTCCGATTGAAGCGACTCACGATATTGCTAGACGTTTGGGCTGTGTCAACGACTTGGAACAGTGTTTGTTACAAGCACCAATCGACGGCCTTCTACGTGCATTCGAATCACACCGTGCGGATACGATTACTAATGCCGGAGCATCAATGGTTGTAGGAGGTCCATCGGGACTTTTTCCCGAGCATCCAAAGCACTACACATCACAAGCTTTCCCTAACATAAGCGTCCTGGGGGGAGTAACCTCCCAGGACGGTTTGTTTTTGCTGAACGAAATCTGTGAAGTGCATCCGGAGTCACTGAAGTCGCTAAATACTTCTCATGATTTGCTTGCATTTGTACGATTGATTCATGAATCGTTTGGTCAAACAAGACTTGACGGTGTTCTTGGCGGCTTCGCGATCTCTGAACATTTTCTGATGAGCGAAGTCGATCAAGTTCAGTGGAACGATATTGTCCTGGGATTAACAGAT ATCTGCAGTAATCACGCATTCAAAGGGCCAGTTCTGGTCGACCTTCTAGCATTATCGTCGATCAATCCGGGTAGAGTTTACCTGTATAGTTTTGACTATGCAGTCGACAACTCGACAAGTTTACCGCTGACAATAGAGTTTCCATACGAGGGAGCAGTCCATCATGCAGCAGACATGCATTACCTGTTTCCATGGTCGGAGTTAAATGAGGATGGATTAAGAATAGCGAAAGCCATGGTTCAACTTTGGACTTCCTTCGCCAGAACGGGCGTCCCGGTAGCCGAAATTTTTCCCTATTGGTCGCCAATGAAAAGTATGTAA
- the LOC128735195 gene encoding glutactin-like, producing MRLAITTCFLIGSLLLARAQNGQTPIVNIPDLGQIRGSITYSAWTNRTIYQFQAIPYAKSPTGDLRFQPPIKASSWQDTLDATKPGIMCPQLWSADSNGLGEDCLTLSVFSNDLTTSHPVMVFIHGGWFFVGSSNEYHPDYLLESNVVLVAIQYRLGPLGFLSTLSDKIPGNVGVLDMILALEWVQANIAYFGGNNQMVTVFGESAGSAAVSALLHTPLVRGKPTPLFHRAILQSGSVFSPWAMCDTPVEGAHDIARRLGCGEDVEQCFLQASVRDLLLAFESHRKETIINHGYPSVAGTTLVVGGPSRVFPQHPKHYTSQAFPNISVMAGVTSQDGLFLLNEICELQPEILPSLNNSHDFLSFVRLLHEKFGQTKLDGALESYALLQHFLMSEIDQVQWKDVVLGLTDICGNHGIKGPILVDVLALSAVNPDRVYLYSFDYSVDNLTGLPLAIPFPYEGPVDHAADMYYLFPWSNLTVDGSRIAKTMVQLWTSFAKTGIPRAETVPHWSPMKNVYGPYLAINEIMEEKKNFYNEFSATTLRFRTNSSIHIYSNFLLIIIAGLVFIWL from the exons ATGAGACTTGCAATTACAACTTGTTTTCTGATTGGTAGCCTACTTTTGGCACGTGCTCAAAATGGGCAAACACCTATCGTGAATATCCCCGATCTGGGGCAAATACGAGGATCAATTACCTACAGTGCTTGGACCAATCGAACGATCTACCAATTTCAGGCGATTCCGTACGCTAAATCGCCAACAGGAGATTTGAGGTTTCAG CCACCAATCAAAGCCAGTAGTTGGCAGGATACATTGGATGCAACTAAGCCAGGTATTATGTGTCCTCAGCTCTGGAGTGCGGACTCCAATGGACTCGGAGAAGACTGCCTCACACTATCAGTGTTTTCCAATGAT CTAACCACGTCTCACCCGGTAATGGTTTTCATTCATGGTGGGTGGTTTTTCGTTGGAAGTTCAAACGAGTACCATCCAGATTATCTCCTGGAATCCAATGTAGTTCTAGTAGCAATTCAATATCGACTGGGACCATTGGGATTTTTGTCTACTCTAAGTGATAAAATCCCTGGAAATGTTGGAGTTTTAGACATGATACTTGCCTTGGAGTGGGTGCAAGCGAACATCGCTTATTTTGGAGGAAACAATCAAATGGTCACGGTTTTTGGGGAATCTGCCGGTTCAGCAGCAGTTTCCGCTTTACTGCACACTCCACTGGTCCGTGGTAAACCAACGCCATTGTTCCATCGAGCAATTCTACAGTCAGGATCAGTATTCTCACCATGGGCTATGTGCGACACTCCGGTTGAAGGAGCTCATGACATTGCTAGACGACTGGGATGTGGCGAAGACGTGGAACAATGTTTCTTACAAGCATCCGTCCGTGACCTTCTACTTGCATTCGAATCCCATCGTAAGGAAACGATTATCAATCACGGGTATCCAAGCGTCGCTGGAACAACACTGGTCGTCGGAGGTCCCTCACGAGTTTTTCCTCAACATCCAAAACATTATACCTCACAAGCTTTCCCCAACATATCGGTGATGGCTGGTGTTACTTCCCAAGATGGGTTATTTTTGCTAAACGAAATCTGTGAACTACAACCGGAGATACTGCCGTCACTAAATAATTCTCACGATTTCCTTTCATTCGTACGTTTGCTTCATGAAAAGTTTGGTCAAACCAAACTAGACGGTGCCCTCGAAAGTTACGCACTCCTTCAACACTTTCTAATGAGCGAAATCGATCAAGTTCAGTGGAAGGACGTTGTTCTAGGTTTGACAGAT ATTTGCGGGAATCACGGAATCAAAGGACCAATTCTAGTGGACGTCCTAGCACTATCGGCTGTCAATCCGGACAGAGTTTATCTCTACAGTTTCGACTATTCAGTAGACAACTTGACCGGCCTACCACTAGCAATACCGTTTCCCTACGAAGGGCCAGTTGATCATGCTGCGGACATGTATTATTTATTTCCCTGGTCGAACCTTACGGTTGACGGTTCTAGGATAGCAAAAACCATGGTACAGCTTTGGACCTCGTTCGCCAAGACCGGAATTCCTAGGGCCGAAACGGTTCCCCACTGGTCACCCATGAAAA ATGTTTACGGTCCTTATTTGGCAATTAACGAAATTatggaagaaaagaaaaacttctaTAACGAGTTTTCGGCAACTACTCTCAGGTTTCGGACTAACTCATCAATCCATATTTATTCCAATTTTTTACTAATTATTATCGCTGGTTTAGTATTCATTTGGTTATAA